The Candidatus Zixiibacteriota bacterium genome includes a window with the following:
- a CDS encoding cation:proton antiporter, whose translation MRLLTQKRLIIILMVLAVYAVYGPAFGQHENPLDTVESGVQDSVEQQVTAVPDEQVAIHNEPATEAAPNEAEHDEEDDSHGGPVLEILLSLIVILLAAKLGGDLFERFGQPAVLGELVLGMILGNLHLLGLDFIEPFKHDITLEVLAELGVIILLFEVGLESSVKEMMRVGLTSFMVATFGVIAPFFLGWGVGAWFLPEESIYVHVFIGATLTATSVGITARVLKDLGKIKSKEAQVILGAAVIDDIMGLVILAVVAGIITAVASGSGGGVGSGMILWIIAKAVLFIVGAVVLGQFLLPTYFNLAFRLRGTGVFLSFCLMVCFALAFLAGQIGLAPIVGAFAAGLILDPVQYKKLEDKDGHHIHELITPISVFLVPIFFVRMGMMVDLTTFAQVEILGFAAVMTLAAIIGKQACSLAIFDRKTNRVAIGLGMIPRGEVGLIFAGIGAKLMLDGHAVVSSSTYSAVVIMVIVTTLVTPPALKLSLLKHSS comes from the coding sequence GTGAGGCTCCTTACCCAGAAACGACTTATCATTATCCTGATGGTGTTGGCCGTCTACGCCGTGTACGGTCCGGCGTTCGGTCAGCATGAAAACCCGCTCGATACCGTCGAGTCGGGGGTTCAGGATAGTGTCGAACAACAGGTCACAGCAGTTCCCGACGAACAGGTGGCTATCCATAACGAACCGGCCACGGAGGCGGCACCAAACGAAGCCGAACACGATGAAGAAGACGACAGTCACGGCGGACCGGTGTTGGAAATCCTTCTCAGCCTGATCGTCATACTTCTGGCCGCCAAGCTCGGCGGTGATCTTTTCGAGCGTTTCGGTCAACCGGCCGTTCTCGGAGAGCTGGTGCTTGGCATGATTCTGGGCAACCTGCATCTTCTGGGTTTGGATTTCATCGAACCTTTCAAGCATGATATAACTCTGGAGGTCCTGGCGGAACTGGGTGTTATTATCCTGTTGTTCGAGGTGGGGCTGGAGTCCTCCGTGAAAGAAATGATGCGGGTGGGGCTGACTTCCTTTATGGTTGCTACATTCGGTGTAATTGCTCCGTTCTTCCTCGGTTGGGGCGTAGGCGCCTGGTTCCTTCCCGAAGAATCGATTTATGTCCATGTTTTTATCGGTGCCACTTTGACTGCAACCTCGGTCGGCATTACCGCTCGTGTTCTTAAAGATCTCGGGAAGATAAAATCCAAGGAGGCCCAGGTTATTCTGGGTGCGGCGGTAATTGACGATATCATGGGACTGGTGATTCTGGCGGTGGTAGCCGGGATCATTACCGCTGTGGCCAGCGGCTCCGGTGGCGGAGTCGGGTCCGGCATGATTCTCTGGATTATCGCCAAGGCGGTTCTCTTTATCGTGGGGGCGGTGGTTCTAGGACAGTTCCTGCTGCCGACTTACTTCAATCTGGCGTTCCGGCTTCGAGGAACCGGCGTGTTTCTGTCTTTTTGCCTCATGGTCTGTTTTGCCCTGGCGTTCCTGGCCGGTCAGATCGGTCTGGCTCCGATCGTAGGTGCTTTTGCCGCCGGTTTGATTCTGGACCCGGTGCAATACAAAAAACTCGAAGATAAAGACGGCCATCATATTCACGAGTTGATCACTCCGATCTCCGTGTTCCTGGTGCCGATTTTCTTCGTTCGTATGGGCATGATGGTCGACCTGACCACTTTCGCTCAGGTAGAGATTCTGGGATTCGCAGCGGTTATGACACTGGCCGCCATCATCGGAAAACAAGCCTGTTCATTGGCCATATTCGATAGGAAAACCAACCGGGTCGCTATCGGTTTAGGTATGATTCCGCGCGGCGAGGTTGGATTGATTTTCGCCGGTATCGGCGCCAAGCTCATGCTTGACGGCCACGCTGTGGTGTCTTCCAGCACTTATTCTGCGGTAGTTATCATGGTCATCGTGACCACTCTGGTGACACCTCCGGCTTTGAAGTTGTCTTTGTTAAAACATTCCAGCTAG
- a CDS encoding class I SAM-dependent methyltransferase, with product MKMEVLDRCGICAASDLEQVDPDNNLCRCRTCGFVFDNPRPTLEEIGHYYSQPSQYDSWLDRIEARDDLWRRRLAKLLPIHKPGSLLDIGAGIGQFLHHARPHFTTVAGTELSDSAIIIARDKYNLPLIKGDVLDIDFDNSTRFDNITIFHVLEHVPDPRATIKKCYRLLSDGGLLVVCVPNDLRSLKRNAKSSAKRFFRSVGINRWRDPGRLGLPRIALDGSMDEIHLSHFTSSVLHRLLTDNGFTVVQNSVDPYFVASGARLVLEKMYCAGMSATRIVLRRNWYETIWMAAYKNIDSD from the coding sequence ATGAAAATGGAAGTCCTTGACCGATGTGGGATATGTGCCGCTTCCGATCTCGAACAGGTCGATCCGGATAACAACCTTTGTCGCTGTCGCACCTGCGGCTTCGTGTTCGACAATCCTCGTCCTACCTTAGAAGAAATCGGTCATTATTATTCTCAGCCGTCACAATACGACTCCTGGCTGGATCGGATTGAGGCACGCGATGACCTCTGGCGCCGTCGCCTGGCTAAACTCCTGCCGATACACAAACCAGGAAGTCTTCTCGATATCGGTGCGGGAATCGGCCAGTTCCTCCATCATGCTCGTCCGCATTTCACTACTGTCGCGGGGACCGAGTTGTCCGACTCAGCGATTATTATCGCTCGTGATAAATACAACCTACCACTCATCAAAGGGGACGTGCTCGATATCGACTTCGATAACTCCACTCGGTTCGACAACATCACTATCTTTCACGTACTCGAACACGTGCCCGATCCACGAGCCACGATCAAAAAGTGCTACCGCTTGTTGTCCGATGGAGGTCTTTTGGTGGTGTGTGTTCCCAACGATCTTCGTTCGTTGAAACGAAATGCTAAAAGTTCGGCCAAACGATTTTTTCGGTCGGTCGGTATCAATCGTTGGCGAGATCCCGGTCGACTCGGATTGCCGCGCATCGCTCTCGATGGCTCCATGGATGAAATCCATCTGTCGCATTTTACCTCATCAGTGCTGCATCGCTTACTCACCGACAACGGTTTTACGGTGGTGCAGAATTCGGTTGATCCTTATTTCGTCGCTTCTGGGGCTCGTCTCGTGTTGGAGAAAATGTACTGTGCCGGGATGAGCGCGACCCGCATCGTCCTCCGTCGCAACTGGTACGAGACAATCTGGATGGCTGCGTATAAAAACATTGACTCTGATTAG
- a CDS encoding DUF488 domain-containing protein: MTDNSPNLFDLQPALYTIGYQGRTITDLIVLLQDHGVRQLIDVRRDAYSRNPDYTGSRLREAIESAGIRYIHLPELGIPKEIRSDATSADASRRVLDWYENEYLPDIPDAVNRLAGIVKKYLSALMCYETKPSDCHRGRLAPLIARLADLPLVHL; this comes from the coding sequence ATGACGGACAACTCTCCCAACCTGTTCGATCTTCAGCCCGCCCTTTACACGATCGGTTATCAGGGCCGGACAATCACCGACCTGATCGTGTTACTGCAAGATCACGGTGTGAGGCAGTTGATCGATGTCCGTCGCGACGCCTACTCGCGCAATCCGGACTACACCGGCAGCCGTCTGCGCGAGGCGATCGAGTCCGCGGGGATCAGATACATACACCTGCCGGAGTTGGGCATCCCGAAAGAGATCCGTTCCGACGCGACCTCCGCCGATGCCTCCCGGCGCGTTCTTGACTGGTACGAGAACGAATATCTGCCGGACATCCCGGACGCAGTAAACCGTTTGGCAGGAATCGTAAAAAAATACCTGTCCGCTCTGATGTGCTACGAAACGAAGCCGAGCGACTGCCATCGCGGCCGCCTCGCCCCGCTTATCGCTCGCCTCGCTGATCTGCCTTTGGTGCATTTGTGA
- a CDS encoding GNAT family N-acetyltransferase, with the protein MFVSLNTDLLKFRLVEEPLIDADWFVRHLATVMAHDPDGCFALMVQNEPVGMITATAYGNIGWLGWLYVKVTQRDKGLGEQLMRRGVEYLHDAGCRTILLEAVLKAVPLYERIGFKPLYPTRHWLIQPSEPFSVDCPNLTVECYRSECLDDLTAFDTPRFGANRRDMIELASHNPSFTGFIARYENEICGYLFTTRTTTNRQAGPLLAGAVPERAAIVTALINAAFEQDDLPLYIRCPEVDSARAGIIRALGAKSGPEYTMRMFLGEPCPPAPPDILSLGSPGKG; encoded by the coding sequence ATGTTTGTATCTCTCAATACAGACCTGTTGAAATTCCGCCTGGTCGAGGAACCTCTGATCGACGCCGACTGGTTCGTGCGACATTTGGCCACCGTCATGGCTCACGATCCGGACGGCTGCTTTGCCCTTATGGTACAGAATGAACCGGTGGGAATGATTACGGCAACCGCATACGGCAATATCGGCTGGCTCGGCTGGCTGTATGTCAAAGTCACGCAACGCGATAAGGGATTGGGTGAGCAGCTCATGCGGCGAGGTGTTGAATATCTCCACGATGCCGGCTGCCGCACGATTCTTCTGGAGGCAGTGCTTAAAGCTGTCCCGCTTTACGAACGAATCGGCTTCAAGCCACTCTACCCGACACGCCACTGGCTGATTCAACCGTCAGAACCGTTTTCGGTCGACTGCCCGAACCTGACCGTGGAGTGCTATCGTTCCGAATGCCTTGACGACTTGACCGCTTTTGACACACCGCGCTTCGGCGCCAACCGCCGAGATATGATCGAACTGGCTTCGCATAATCCGAGCTTTACCGGATTTATAGCCCGATACGAGAATGAAATATGCGGGTACCTGTTCACCACCCGCACCACGACTAATCGTCAGGCGGGTCCGCTGTTGGCCGGGGCGGTTCCGGAGCGGGCGGCAATCGTAACGGCCCTGATAAACGCCGCCTTTGAGCAAGACGACTTGCCGCTCTATATCCGATGTCCCGAGGTCGATTCTGCACGCGCCGGAATAATCCGGGCCCTTGGGGCAAAATCAGGACCGGAGTATACAATGCGGATGTTTCTGGGCGAACCCTGCCCGCCTGCGCCACCCGATATACTCTCGCTGGGAAGCCCCGGTAAAGGGTAA
- a CDS encoding EF-hand domain-containing protein: MVDGIQGNMGISSDMMTQMREKMFERMDSDGDGQIDLAQLQSEAEQAGQVDDRFEAMLEHLTEADTDGDGMVSQAEFEAMEPPPPPPPPEDMSDMAMSMYSESAEVTEDSTLTGYLLDQLC, translated from the coding sequence ATGGTAGACGGAATTCAGGGAAACATGGGAATATCTTCCGATATGATGACGCAGATGCGGGAGAAGATGTTCGAGAGAATGGATTCGGACGGCGATGGACAGATCGATCTCGCGCAGTTGCAATCGGAAGCCGAGCAGGCCGGGCAGGTGGATGACCGCTTTGAGGCCATGCTTGAGCATCTGACTGAGGCTGATACCGATGGAGACGGTATGGTCAGTCAGGCCGAGTTCGAGGCGATGGAACCCCCACCGCCGCCGCCTCCTCCGGAGGACATGAGTGATATGGCTATGTCCATGTACAGCGAGTCGGCCGAGGTTACTGAGGATAGTACCCTTACCGGCTATTTGCTCGATCAGCTCTGTTAG
- a CDS encoding winged helix-turn-helix domain-containing protein, whose translation MTRNVGTLTIHRPSRQVSVNGRDFRLSTAEFDLLWYLAGRAGEVVTRDELFQQVLGFEYNGLDRTVDLRVSRIRKRIGDNSGAPRLIKSVRSEGYLLVAPEEHVPAYEANSK comes from the coding sequence ATGACAAGAAACGTTGGGACTCTTACAATTCATCGTCCCTCGCGACAGGTCTCTGTCAACGGCCGGGACTTTCGGCTGAGCACCGCGGAATTCGATCTTCTCTGGTATCTGGCCGGCCGGGCCGGTGAGGTTGTTACCCGGGATGAGCTGTTTCAACAGGTGCTGGGATTCGAGTACAACGGCCTGGACCGAACGGTCGACCTGCGGGTTTCGCGGATTCGCAAGCGGATCGGCGACAACAGTGGCGCGCCGCGTTTGATTAAGTCGGTTCGGAGTGAGGGATATCTTCTCGTAGCGCCCGAGGAACATGTACCGGCTTACGAGGCCAACTCGAAATAA
- a CDS encoding ASCH domain-containing protein, which produces MYRNPPKRMTFVADRLVDQIIEGRKTASVCPLGEVDLKEGDYDDALVVGDYYDVYDSERRPRCTIRIIGMELCRWDNIPERLYRGETNSTADEFREDHREFFGEVSDDFEFVAYYFELAS; this is translated from the coding sequence ATGTACCGTAATCCGCCCAAACGAATGACTTTCGTGGCCGACCGCCTGGTTGACCAGATAATCGAGGGACGTAAGACCGCTTCGGTATGTCCGTTGGGAGAAGTTGATTTGAAGGAAGGAGATTACGACGACGCTCTGGTGGTGGGCGATTATTACGACGTCTACGACAGTGAGCGTCGCCCTCGCTGCACGATTCGGATCATCGGCATGGAGCTATGCCGTTGGGACAATATCCCGGAACGGCTCTATCGCGGAGAGACCAACAGCACAGCCGATGAATTCCGCGAGGATCATCGGGAGTTTTTTGGCGAAGTCTCAGATGATTTCGAGTTCGTCGCCTATTATTTCGAGTTGGCCTCGTAA